The proteins below are encoded in one region of Ephemeroptericola cinctiostellae:
- the glgB gene encoding 1,4-alpha-glucan branching protein GlgB, translating into MTTEITHDALLALTSPASSDVEAIVVGQHNNVFDVLGLHQVDGGWAVRLFAPSAERVTVETLSGVLLANLVRVHDAGFFVGFIPANKLPERTALIAEAHQGGHSWRWVDPYTFGPVLGPIDDYYFSAGTHLKLFDKFGAHPMMFESVTGVHFAVWAPNASRVAVVGEFNDWDGRRHIMRRRTDSGVWEIFIPDLPVGTVYKYELYDGQGQVLPLKADPFAQASELRPSNGSKVVSTWDFQWHDADYLDARAQGDARQKPMSIYEVHLGSWQRADDGGFLSYDDLIARLIPYVQELGYTHIEVLPITEHPLDASWGYQPTGLFSPTARFGAPEGFAHFVDAAHQAGIGVILDWVPAHFPTDAHGLAYFDGTALYEHEDKRKGFHPDWNTAIFNFGRTEVSEFLMNNALFWLDRYHLDGLRVDAVASMLYLDYSRKEGEWIPNEYGGRENLEAISFLQRTNSAVYAAHAGVVTIAEESTSFPGVSHPVDAGGLGFGFKWNMGFMHDTLSYFKQEPIHRQYHHNELTFGVMYAFAENFVLPLSHDEVVHGKGTLLTKMAGDDWQKFANLRAYYAFMWGYPGKKLLFMGQEFAQRSEWNENIGLDWHLLGYDTHKGVQNLVRDLNHLYRTVPALYEKDCEGGGFEWLIVDDREQSVFAWVRRGLDGSKPVVVVSNLTPVPRLGYRVPMPVAGRWIECMNSDAQVYGGSGMGNLGEAFAHAQEGAQFPAVVELTLPPLSTLMFVLA; encoded by the coding sequence ATGACAACTGAAATCACACACGACGCATTGCTTGCGCTGACTTCCCCGGCGTCATCGGATGTCGAAGCCATTGTTGTTGGGCAGCACAACAATGTATTTGATGTCCTTGGCCTTCATCAAGTTGATGGGGGCTGGGCCGTACGCCTTTTTGCGCCATCGGCTGAGCGTGTCACCGTTGAAACTTTATCGGGAGTGTTGCTTGCGAATTTAGTCCGCGTTCATGACGCGGGCTTTTTTGTGGGCTTTATTCCTGCGAACAAGTTACCTGAGCGCACCGCTTTGATCGCTGAGGCGCATCAAGGGGGGCATTCTTGGCGGTGGGTCGATCCCTATACTTTTGGCCCTGTGTTGGGGCCGATTGACGATTATTATTTTTCTGCGGGCACGCATTTAAAATTGTTTGATAAATTCGGTGCGCATCCCATGATGTTCGAGAGCGTGACGGGTGTGCATTTTGCCGTGTGGGCACCCAATGCATCTCGTGTGGCGGTGGTGGGTGAGTTCAATGATTGGGACGGTCGCCGTCACATCATGCGCCGTAGAACCGACAGTGGTGTTTGGGAAATTTTTATTCCTGACTTGCCTGTGGGCACGGTGTACAAATACGAGCTGTATGACGGCCAAGGTCAGGTTTTGCCTTTGAAGGCCGATCCTTTTGCACAGGCTTCTGAGCTGCGTCCGTCCAACGGTTCGAAAGTGGTCTCTACTTGGGATTTTCAATGGCATGATGCCGATTATCTGGATGCTCGAGCACAGGGTGATGCCCGTCAAAAACCCATGAGCATTTATGAAGTGCATTTGGGTTCATGGCAACGTGCCGATGATGGTGGATTTCTGAGCTACGATGATTTGATTGCTCGTCTGATCCCCTATGTGCAAGAGCTGGGTTACACGCACATTGAGGTGTTGCCGATCACGGAACATCCGTTGGACGCATCGTGGGGTTATCAACCGACGGGTTTGTTCTCACCCACAGCGCGTTTTGGTGCGCCTGAAGGTTTTGCTCATTTTGTCGATGCTGCGCACCAAGCGGGTATTGGTGTGATTTTGGATTGGGTGCCTGCACATTTTCCAACCGATGCACACGGCCTGGCGTATTTCGATGGTACGGCATTGTACGAGCATGAAGACAAGCGCAAGGGGTTTCACCCTGATTGGAATACGGCCATTTTTAATTTTGGTCGCACCGAAGTGTCTGAGTTTTTGATGAACAATGCATTGTTTTGGTTGGATCGTTATCATTTGGATGGTTTGCGTGTGGATGCTGTGGCATCAATGCTGTACTTGGATTATTCACGCAAAGAAGGGGAGTGGATTCCAAATGAGTATGGCGGTCGGGAAAACTTGGAGGCGATTTCGTTTTTGCAACGCACCAACAGTGCGGTGTACGCCGCACATGCGGGTGTGGTGACGATTGCCGAAGAGTCCACTTCTTTCCCTGGGGTGTCTCATCCTGTGGACGCGGGCGGCTTGGGCTTTGGTTTTAAGTGGAACATGGGTTTCATGCATGACACACTGAGCTATTTCAAACAAGAGCCGATTCACCGCCAATACCACCACAATGAGCTGACGTTTGGTGTGATGTATGCTTTTGCAGAAAATTTCGTCTTGCCATTGTCACATGATGAAGTGGTGCATGGTAAAGGCACGCTGTTGACCAAAATGGCGGGGGACGATTGGCAAAAATTTGCCAACCTGCGTGCGTATTATGCCTTCATGTGGGGTTATCCTGGCAAAAAACTGTTGTTCATGGGGCAAGAGTTTGCGCAGCGTTCAGAATGGAACGAAAACATAGGTTTAGATTGGCATTTGTTGGGCTATGATACCCACAAAGGGGTGCAAAACTTGGTGCGTGATTTGAATCATTTGTACCGCACCGTGCCAGCCTTGTATGAGAAAGATTGCGAAGGCGGCGGCTTCGAGTGGTTGATTGTGGATGATCGTGAGCAGTCGGTGTTTGCATGGGTGCGTCGTGGTCTGGACGGCAGCAAACCTGTGGTGGTGGTGAGCAATCTCACACCCGTGCCGCGTTTAGGCTATCGTGTGCCGATGCCTGTTGCTGGGCGTTGGATTGAGTGCATGAATTCGGATGCGCAGGTGTATGGTGGCAGTGGCATGGGTAATTTGGGAGAGGCTTTTGCACATGCGCAAGAAGGTGCACAGTTTCCTGCGGTGGTTGAGTTGACTTTGCCACCGTTATCGACATTGATGTTTGTGTTGGCGTGA
- the glgC gene encoding glucose-1-phosphate adenylyltransferase codes for MSSNNQNRRLARDAMAFVLAGGRGSRLMELTDRRAKPAVFFGGKTRIIDFALSNALNSGIRRIGVATQYKAHSLIRHLTRGWNFLRPERNESFDILPASQRVSEDSWYTGTADAVFQNIDIIETYNTKYIVVLAGDHIYKMDYEIMIQQHVDSNADITLGCLEVPRMEAVAFGVMHVDDQDTIINFVEKPADPPCVPGSPDVALASMGIYVFDTDFLIQALKEDAADPSSDHDFGKNIVPNIVKHGKAVAHRFSASCVRSDHEAEHYWRDVGTVDAYWDANIDLTDVVPALDLYDHDWPIWTHSEITAPAKFVHNEDGRRGMAIGSLVSGDCIVSGASVNKSLLFTGVKAHSFSSVDGAVILPYASVGRSARLTNVVIDRSVIIPEGLVIGEDPVLDAQRFRRTEKGICLVTQPMIDALKL; via the coding sequence ATGAGTTCAAACAACCAAAACCGCCGTCTTGCCCGTGATGCAATGGCTTTCGTTCTTGCTGGGGGGCGTGGCTCTCGCTTGATGGAGCTGACGGATCGCCGTGCAAAGCCAGCCGTATTTTTTGGTGGCAAAACCCGCATCATCGACTTTGCTTTGTCCAATGCGCTCAATTCTGGCATTCGCCGCATTGGTGTCGCCACACAGTACAAAGCACACAGCTTGATCCGCCATTTGACTCGGGGTTGGAATTTTTTACGTCCTGAACGCAATGAGAGTTTTGATATTTTGCCCGCCAGTCAGCGCGTGTCTGAGGATTCTTGGTATACGGGTACGGCGGATGCGGTGTTCCAAAACATTGACATCATCGAAACTTACAACACCAAATACATTGTTGTGCTCGCAGGTGATCATATTTACAAAATGGATTATGAAATCATGATCCAGCAGCACGTGGATTCCAATGCGGACATCACACTGGGCTGTTTGGAAGTGCCTCGCATGGAGGCTGTGGCATTTGGCGTGATGCATGTGGATGATCAAGACACCATCATCAATTTCGTTGAAAAACCAGCCGATCCCCCGTGCGTGCCGGGCAGCCCTGATGTGGCACTCGCATCAATGGGCATTTATGTGTTTGATACCGATTTTTTGATTCAAGCGTTAAAAGAGGACGCCGCAGACCCAAGCTCAGACCATGATTTCGGTAAAAACATCGTGCCCAATATTGTCAAACATGGTAAAGCGGTTGCCCATCGCTTCTCTGCATCTTGTGTGCGCTCTGATCACGAGGCAGAACATTACTGGCGTGATGTCGGTACTGTCGATGCGTATTGGGATGCCAATATTGATCTAACCGATGTCGTTCCCGCTTTGGATTTATACGACCATGACTGGCCGATTTGGACGCACAGTGAAATCACTGCGCCGGCAAAATTTGTGCACAATGAAGACGGCCGCCGTGGCATGGCAATTGGCTCATTGGTGTCGGGCGATTGCATTGTGTCAGGTGCGAGCGTGAATAAATCATTGTTGTTCACGGGCGTAAAAGCACACTCATTTTCAAGTGTGGATGGAGCGGTGATTCTGCCTTACGCTTCAGTTGGTCGTTCTGCACGTTTGACCAATGTGGTGATTGATCGCAGTGTGATTATCCCTGAAGGCTTGGTGATTGGCGAAGACCCTGTGTTGGATGCACAACGCTTCCGTCGCACAGAAAAAGGCATTTGCTTGGTGACACAGCCCATGATTGATGCTTTAAAATTATAA